One stretch of Croceibacterium atlanticum DNA includes these proteins:
- a CDS encoding TolC family protein: MRRFAFILPLVALAAPLSAEPGLPDPASVASALQDHPSVAAARERTAAAKASAEARRVGPHEVTASGSYSRRTIDREGEFDEFDAQLTRAFRLPGKARLDREIGVYQVDAAENMAEDVRHRTALRLAEYWWDWMGAAAEARVNQRALANYETALSAVNRRVELGDAAQLEADQAQAALESARIMVEEATGRTRLARARLEAQFPTLALPAEAPEVPPPSIAEGALLDLREEVIRNSHEVAAAEAEARRAAAYSQRVEADRIADPSFGIRMFSERGGAERGAGVVFSMPLGGRHRAALAGEAGSQAAAALADERLARFEVAETADADIAEARFRLSAWQSARASLEAQMAMLTKLRRGQQLGEIDLADMLLGERMVHDAFRTEAELRTAAQRAITRLRIDAHELWLTE; this comes from the coding sequence ATGCGCCGCTTCGCTTTTATCCTTCCGCTTGTGGCACTTGCTGCGCCGCTTTCCGCCGAACCGGGCCTGCCCGATCCGGCCTCGGTCGCATCTGCGTTGCAGGACCATCCATCAGTCGCCGCCGCGCGAGAGCGGACTGCGGCCGCGAAGGCCAGCGCCGAAGCCCGCCGCGTCGGCCCGCATGAAGTCACTGCTTCGGGCAGCTACAGCCGCCGGACAATCGACCGCGAAGGCGAATTCGATGAATTCGACGCGCAGCTGACCCGTGCGTTCCGCCTGCCCGGCAAGGCCCGGCTCGACCGGGAAATCGGCGTTTATCAGGTCGACGCTGCGGAAAACATGGCCGAGGACGTTCGCCATCGGACGGCGCTGAGACTGGCCGAATATTGGTGGGACTGGATGGGCGCGGCGGCCGAAGCGCGCGTGAACCAGCGCGCCCTTGCGAATTACGAAACCGCGCTCTCCGCCGTCAACCGCCGGGTCGAACTGGGCGATGCGGCGCAGTTGGAGGCGGATCAGGCGCAGGCCGCGCTGGAATCCGCCCGGATCATGGTGGAGGAAGCCACGGGCCGCACCCGCCTGGCCCGGGCGCGGCTGGAAGCGCAGTTCCCCACCCTTGCCCTGCCCGCAGAAGCGCCCGAAGTGCCGCCACCTTCGATAGCGGAAGGGGCGCTGCTCGACCTGCGCGAAGAAGTGATACGCAACAGCCACGAAGTCGCAGCCGCCGAGGCGGAGGCCCGCCGCGCCGCGGCCTATTCGCAAAGGGTGGAGGCGGATCGCATTGCGGACCCGTCATTCGGCATTCGCATGTTTTCCGAACGTGGCGGGGCCGAACGCGGTGCGGGCGTGGTTTTCTCCATGCCGCTGGGCGGCCGCCATCGTGCGGCACTGGCGGGGGAGGCGGGTTCGCAAGCTGCGGCCGCGCTGGCCGATGAAAGGCTCGCCCGTTTTGAAGTGGCGGAAACCGCCGATGCCGATATTGCCGAGGCGCGCTTCCGCCTTTCGGCATGGCAAAGCGCGCGCGCCAGCCTCGAAGCGCAGATGGCCATGCTGACAAAGCTGCGCCGCGGCCAGCAACTGGGTGAGATCGACCTGGCCGACATGCTGCTGGGGGAACGAATGGTCCACGATGCCTTCCGCACCGAGGCCGAATTGCGCACCGCGGCCCAGCGGGCGATCACCAGGCTGCGGATAGATGCGCATGAATTGTGGCTGACGGAATAG
- a CDS encoding efflux RND transporter permease subunit: protein MLRTLIEKALSLRLAVLGLAALLAGIGGWSFANLPIDAFPDISTTQVKIILKAPGMTPEEVESRVITPIEMEMLGIPDQSVLRSVAKYAIADITIDFEDGTDIYWARQQVSERLASIMADLPESVEGGMAPISTPLSDMYMFTLEGPQSLSEKRRVLDWIIRPALRTVPGVADVNALGGYVETFEVAPDNAALAAAGLSTADLADAIAADNRNDGAGRLITGEEALIVRSTGAIRTLEDLASTVVQTPAGAAIRLGDIAQVRMGSLTRYGAVTRNGTGEAVQGLVIALRGADAAKVVSGVKERLAEIEDTLPEGMTVDVFYDRSRLIERAVGTVESALLEATVLVVILLLLFLGDFRASVIVALALPMAALLTFIFMRAIGLTANLMSLGGLAIAVGILVDGAVVVVENVVERLSDEKHAHSSKLHNVFIAACEVAKPVASGLAIIAIVFLPLLTLEGLEGKLFSPVALTIVLALASALLISLTLIPVLAYFLLKVKAGDHEPWLMRKITPRYSALLAGAFQRKKLVLALAGAGLVLTGVAYTITGKTFLPVMDEGSVVMQLAKLPSVSLEHSLERDLAIERAIMEEIPEVEAIIARVGSDEIGLDPMGLNESDAFLQLKPREEWRVPDKEWLVDELRTVLRRFPGIEPSFTQPIDMRTSEMLTGARGDLAIKLFGPDLDELSRLAGDIQTRLETLEGTSEAMTVANDQVDYLELDIDRVAAGRLGMPVTALQDMMRAQVEGMDAGVVAQGNRRIPIMLRAADMRDASPQAFADQLYRAPSGQLVRASDVATVARVEGPVKLEHENGSRYALVQAFVTGRDLVGYVEEARADIAANVELPPGYRLVWGGQFENQQRASARLMIVLPISVLMIFAILYFTLNSVRASVLILLNIPFAMVGGMIALAASGEYLSVPASVGFIALLGIAVLNGLVMVTYFRQLRAEGMSLADAVRQGAERRLRPVLMTASIAAFGLVPLLFASGPGSEIQKPLAIVVIGGLVSATLLTLVLLPILYERFGENREEREAGDLAHPAGEA from the coding sequence ATGCTGCGAACCCTGATCGAAAAGGCGCTTTCGCTGCGCCTCGCTGTCCTCGGCCTCGCCGCCCTGCTTGCCGGTATCGGTGGATGGTCTTTCGCCAACCTGCCCATCGATGCCTTCCCGGATATCAGCACGACGCAGGTGAAGATCATCCTCAAGGCACCGGGCATGACGCCCGAAGAGGTGGAAAGCCGTGTCATCACGCCCATCGAAATGGAAATGCTCGGCATTCCGGACCAGAGCGTGCTGCGTTCGGTGGCCAAATACGCGATTGCCGACATCACCATCGATTTCGAGGACGGTACGGACATCTACTGGGCGCGCCAGCAGGTGTCGGAACGGCTGGCCTCGATAATGGCTGACCTGCCGGAAAGCGTGGAAGGCGGCATGGCGCCGATCTCCACCCCGCTTTCCGACATGTATATGTTCACCCTGGAAGGGCCGCAGAGCCTTTCTGAAAAGCGCCGCGTGCTCGACTGGATAATCCGGCCGGCCCTGCGCACCGTGCCGGGGGTCGCCGATGTCAACGCCCTGGGCGGTTATGTGGAAACATTCGAGGTCGCGCCGGATAATGCCGCGCTGGCCGCTGCGGGGCTTTCCACCGCCGATCTGGCCGATGCCATCGCCGCCGATAACCGCAATGACGGGGCAGGCAGGCTGATCACCGGGGAAGAGGCGCTGATCGTCCGTTCGACCGGGGCGATCCGCACGCTGGAAGACCTTGCCAGCACTGTCGTGCAAACGCCGGCAGGTGCGGCGATCCGCCTGGGCGATATCGCACAGGTACGCATGGGCAGCCTGACGCGATATGGCGCCGTTACCCGCAATGGCACCGGGGAGGCGGTGCAGGGGCTGGTGATCGCACTTCGCGGGGCCGATGCGGCCAAGGTCGTTTCTGGCGTGAAGGAACGCCTTGCAGAGATCGAGGATACGCTGCCCGAAGGCATGACGGTGGATGTCTTCTATGATCGGTCCAGGCTGATTGAACGCGCGGTGGGCACGGTGGAGAGCGCCCTGCTGGAAGCGACCGTGCTGGTGGTGATCCTCCTCCTGCTTTTCCTCGGCGATTTTCGTGCATCGGTGATCGTGGCGCTGGCGCTGCCGATGGCGGCATTGCTGACTTTCATCTTCATGCGCGCGATCGGGCTGACGGCCAATCTGATGAGCCTTGGCGGGCTTGCCATTGCGGTTGGCATATTGGTGGATGGTGCGGTCGTCGTCGTAGAAAACGTGGTTGAACGCCTTTCTGACGAGAAGCACGCGCATAGCAGCAAGTTGCACAATGTCTTCATTGCTGCCTGCGAAGTGGCGAAGCCCGTCGCCTCCGGCCTTGCCATCATTGCCATCGTGTTCCTGCCGCTGCTCACGCTGGAAGGGCTGGAGGGCAAGCTGTTCTCGCCCGTTGCGCTGACCATCGTACTGGCGCTCGCTTCGGCACTGCTGATTTCGCTGACGCTGATCCCGGTGCTTGCCTATTTCCTGCTGAAGGTGAAGGCGGGCGATCATGAACCGTGGCTGATGCGCAAGATCACGCCGCGTTATTCCGCCCTGCTCGCCGGTGCTTTCCAGCGCAAGAAACTGGTCCTCGCGCTGGCGGGGGCGGGACTGGTTCTGACTGGGGTGGCCTACACGATCACCGGCAAGACCTTCCTGCCTGTCATGGATGAAGGCTCGGTTGTCATGCAGCTGGCAAAGCTGCCTTCGGTGTCGCTCGAACATTCGCTTGAGCGCGACCTGGCGATTGAACGGGCGATCATGGAGGAAATCCCTGAGGTAGAGGCGATCATCGCCCGTGTCGGATCGGACGAGATCGGGCTTGACCCGATGGGCCTCAATGAAAGTGACGCCTTCCTCCAGTTGAAGCCGCGCGAGGAATGGCGCGTGCCCGACAAGGAATGGCTGGTGGACGAATTGCGGACCGTCCTGAGGCGCTTTCCCGGCATAGAGCCGAGCTTCACCCAGCCGATAGACATGCGCACATCGGAAATGCTCACCGGCGCGCGCGGGGATCTCGCCATCAAGCTGTTCGGCCCGGATCTCGATGAACTCTCGCGGTTGGCGGGGGACATCCAGACCCGTCTCGAAACCCTTGAAGGGACGAGCGAGGCGATGACCGTGGCCAACGATCAGGTCGATTATCTCGAACTCGATATTGATCGCGTTGCCGCCGGAAGGCTGGGAATGCCCGTCACCGCGTTGCAGGACATGATGCGCGCGCAGGTGGAAGGCATGGATGCGGGCGTGGTTGCACAGGGCAACAGGCGCATTCCGATCATGCTGCGCGCAGCCGATATGCGCGATGCCAGTCCGCAGGCCTTTGCGGACCAGCTCTATCGCGCGCCTTCCGGCCAGCTTGTCCGGGCCAGCGACGTGGCCACGGTCGCCCGTGTGGAAGGGCCGGTGAAGCTGGAGCACGAAAATGGCTCGCGCTATGCGCTGGTGCAGGCCTTCGTCACGGGGCGCGATCTGGTGGGCTATGTCGAAGAAGCGCGGGCCGATATCGCCGCCAATGTCGAACTGCCGCCGGGATACCGGCTGGTCTGGGGCGGACAGTTCGAAAACCAGCAGCGTGCCAGTGCACGGCTCATGATCGTGCTGCCGATTTCGGTGCTGATGATATTCGCGATCCTTTATTTCACGCTCAATTCGGTTCGCGCCTCGGTACTGATCCTGCTCAACATCCCCTTCGCCATGGTCGGCGGAATGATCGCACTGGCGGCTTCGGGCGAATATCTTTCGGTGCCCGCTTCTGTCGGCTTCATCGCATTGCTGGGTATTGCCGTGCTCAACGGCCTGGTGATGGTCACCTATTTCCGCCAGCTCCGCGCCGAAGGCATGTCGCTGGCCGACGCGGTGCGGCAGGGGGCGGAGCGAAGGCTGCGGCCTGTGCTGATGACGGCATCCATCGCCGCCTTCGGGCTGGTGCCATTGCTGTTTGCCAGCGGGCCGGGCTCGGAAATCCAGAAACCGCTTGCGATCGTGGTGATCGGGGGGCTCGTTTCGGCGACATTGCTCACGCTGGTGCTGCTGCCCATTCTCTATGAACGCTTCGGTGAAAACCGCGAAGAGCGGGAGGCGGGTGATCTCGCACATCCCGCAGGGGAGGCCTGA
- a CDS encoding efflux RND transporter periplasmic adaptor subunit produces MKIPAHLPLAVLVAAFALTACSGDVSGDGGDEGPAAGEAAAMDIETAKAEAAGNMPLGSVPGTVTLPPEARVAVTAPFPGAAVQIFVIEGESVRRGQPLAVVRAAEPLRIGGDLARANSELQVAEAQAARVATLADEGIVASARADEARARLEQARATLAENRRLAALAGAGPDGTMTLRAPITGRLSHVGVETGGPVDLAVAPFVIEAANAYRLDLSLPERLAGRVKPGMPVEVQLPGSGDAAAVTARGRIISVSPSIDPQTRSVMAKATIESVPGLVAGQNVLAAIASPAGPSEGVSVPSHAVTRIGGQPHVFVRGNGGFEPRAVTLAADAGDRAIISEGLAAGETIATSGIPELKAAAE; encoded by the coding sequence ATGAAAATCCCGGCTCACCTCCCGCTTGCTGTGCTTGTCGCAGCTTTCGCACTCACTGCCTGTTCGGGCGACGTGTCCGGTGATGGGGGCGATGAAGGCCCGGCTGCCGGGGAAGCGGCCGCCATGGATATCGAAACGGCAAAGGCCGAGGCGGCAGGCAATATGCCGCTTGGTTCCGTGCCTGGCACCGTCACCTTGCCGCCCGAAGCGCGCGTGGCGGTGACTGCGCCCTTTCCGGGGGCGGCGGTGCAGATTTTCGTGATCGAAGGGGAAAGCGTAAGGCGCGGCCAGCCGCTTGCCGTGGTGCGCGCGGCTGAACCGCTTCGCATTGGCGGCGATCTGGCGCGCGCGAACAGCGAATTGCAGGTCGCCGAAGCGCAGGCCGCACGTGTGGCGACGCTGGCTGATGAAGGGATCGTGGCTTCCGCCCGGGCTGATGAAGCGCGGGCGCGGCTTGAACAGGCACGTGCCACGCTGGCGGAAAATCGCCGTCTCGCCGCTTTGGCGGGGGCCGGGCCGGATGGCACGATGACCCTGCGCGCGCCCATTACCGGGCGGTTGAGCCATGTCGGCGTGGAGACGGGCGGCCCGGTGGACCTGGCTGTCGCCCCCTTCGTTATCGAAGCGGCCAATGCCTATCGCCTTGACCTGTCGCTGCCTGAACGGCTTGCCGGCCGCGTGAAACCGGGAATGCCGGTGGAAGTGCAATTGCCCGGCTCCGGCGATGCGGCGGCAGTGACGGCGCGGGGCAGGATAATCTCCGTCTCGCCCTCAATCGACCCGCAAACCCGTTCGGTCATGGCCAAGGCGACGATCGAATCCGTGCCCGGCCTGGTGGCGGGGCAGAATGTCCTCGCCGCGATCGCTTCCCCCGCAGGGCCTTCGGAAGGCGTTTCCGTGCCGTCGCACGCGGTGACGCGTATCGGGGGGCAGCCTCATGTCTTCGTGCGCGGAAACGGCGGTTTTGAACCCCGCGCGGTGACGCTTGCCGCAGATGCAGGCGACAGGGCGATCATCTCCGAAGGTCTGGCTGCGGGCGAAACCATCGCCACCAGCGGTATTCCGGAACTCAAGGCAGCGGCGGAGTAG
- a CDS encoding response regulator: MRVLLVEDDPELGRRLGDRLRGADYAVDLATSAEEARNWPDLEKMAAIILDLGLPDDDGIVLLKQWRAAGLPCPILILTARGTWQDKVEGLNAGADDFMVKPVRFEELQARLNAISRRHANNRTSTLEAGSLRLDPVGRTVEDNGAPLALSRREFSLLHLFMRRAGQILSQGDILEDLYDLEAERELNTVEVLVGRLRRKIGRDRIRTVRGMGYRFDK; encoded by the coding sequence ATGCGCGTTCTGCTGGTGGAGGATGACCCGGAACTGGGACGCAGGCTGGGCGACCGGCTGCGCGGCGCCGACTATGCCGTCGATCTGGCGACCAGCGCCGAGGAAGCGCGCAACTGGCCCGATCTCGAAAAGATGGCCGCGATCATTCTCGACCTGGGCCTGCCGGATGATGACGGGATCGTCCTGCTGAAACAGTGGCGGGCTGCCGGTCTGCCATGCCCGATCCTGATCCTGACAGCGCGCGGAACATGGCAGGACAAGGTCGAAGGTCTCAATGCCGGGGCCGATGATTTCATGGTAAAGCCCGTACGCTTCGAAGAACTCCAGGCCCGCCTCAACGCGATTTCACGGCGCCATGCGAATAATCGCACCAGTACGCTCGAAGCCGGTAGCCTGCGCCTGGACCCCGTGGGCCGCACGGTGGAGGATAATGGTGCCCCGCTTGCCCTGAGCCGCCGCGAATTCAGCCTGCTGCACCTGTTCATGCGCCGGGCCGGGCAGATCCTGTCGCAAGGCGACATACTGGAAGACCTCTACGATCTGGAGGCGGAGCGGGAACTGAACACGGTCGAAGTGCTGGTCGGCCGCCTGCGGCGCAAGATCGGGCGCGATCGGATCAGGACTGTTCGCGGCATGGGCTATCGTTTCGACAAATGA
- a CDS encoding sensor histidine kinase, giving the protein MKLAQISTGSLRLRFLLAVMLWVALGVAGIWFTATRVFERHIEQMYHEELEVHVRELARLTELDGNGRPRLMRPLSDPRYEVPLSGFYWQVGVPGRAPLLSESMTRGRLDMSVAHSPDIAHKVERGPTGPAITYGLMERGPDGEEIHIVIATDQSELDDDIASFTNELSVWLLALAALLFATGLAIISFGLRPLARLREAITQLRSARVQKLEGRYPSEIAPLVTDLNEYIRQNGEIVARARVQAGNLAHSLRTPLAIVTDEAERLVQRESCASSGRVLLDQAEAMQQQIDYQLARARSAAGARVPGSRAMLPELAVPILNAMRRLHPDKAFELDAPADPVTIPADPVNLSELLSILLDNAGKWAKSQVTMAIGMSDQGQLTIRIEDNGPGMNEDQIARAFEVGTRFDPAMPGSGLGLAMARDICENLGARLELRRAGSGLTAIIYLPA; this is encoded by the coding sequence ATGAAGCTGGCGCAGATCTCGACCGGTAGCCTCAGGCTGCGCTTCCTGCTTGCCGTGATGCTGTGGGTGGCACTGGGCGTGGCGGGCATATGGTTCACCGCCACCCGCGTGTTCGAACGACACATCGAACAGATGTATCATGAAGAGCTGGAAGTTCATGTCCGCGAACTCGCCCGCCTCACCGAACTGGACGGGAATGGCCGCCCGCGGCTGATGCGCCCCCTGTCGGACCCGCGATATGAAGTGCCCTTGTCAGGCTTCTACTGGCAAGTGGGCGTCCCCGGACGGGCGCCCCTGCTTTCCGAAAGCATGACGCGCGGACGGCTGGATATGAGCGTCGCCCATTCGCCGGACATCGCGCATAAGGTGGAACGGGGGCCGACCGGCCCGGCAATTACCTATGGCCTGATGGAAAGAGGGCCCGACGGTGAGGAAATTCATATCGTCATCGCCACGGACCAGAGCGAGCTTGACGACGACATCGCCTCCTTCACCAATGAATTATCTGTGTGGCTGCTCGCGCTGGCCGCGCTGTTGTTTGCAACGGGCCTCGCCATCATCAGTTTCGGGCTACGCCCCCTTGCCCGGCTTCGCGAAGCGATAACGCAATTGCGTTCGGCCCGCGTCCAGAAGCTGGAAGGGCGATACCCGTCCGAAATCGCCCCGCTCGTCACCGACCTCAACGAATATATCCGGCAAAATGGCGAGATAGTGGCCCGGGCGCGTGTTCAGGCGGGCAATCTCGCGCATTCGTTGCGCACCCCGCTCGCAATCGTGACTGACGAGGCGGAACGGCTCGTTCAGCGGGAAAGCTGCGCAAGTTCGGGCCGGGTACTGCTCGACCAGGCAGAGGCGATGCAGCAGCAGATCGATTACCAGCTGGCCCGCGCACGCTCCGCCGCGGGCGCCCGTGTCCCCGGCAGCCGTGCCATGCTGCCCGAACTGGCCGTGCCGATTCTCAACGCCATGCGCCGCCTGCATCCGGACAAGGCCTTCGAGCTGGATGCCCCGGCCGACCCCGTCACAATCCCCGCCGATCCGGTGAACCTGTCCGAACTCCTTTCGATCCTCCTCGACAATGCGGGCAAATGGGCAAAATCGCAGGTGACCATGGCCATCGGGATGAGCGATCAGGGCCAGCTGACGATAAGGATCGAGGATAACGGCCCGGGCATGAACGAAGACCAGATCGCCCGCGCTTTCGAGGTTGGCACAAGGTTCGACCCGGCCATGCCCGGTTCCGGCCTCGGCCTCGCCATGGCCCGCGACATTTGCGAAAATCTGGGTGCGAGGCTGGAACTGCGCCGGGCCGGATCCGGGCTGACGGCGATCATATACCTGCCGGCTTGA
- a CDS encoding glutathione S-transferase family protein gives MDEVEIYHSEPASNSLKVLIAAMEKGLPFRSIYVDLTAFEQHAPAFLEVNPSGQVPVLVHRGKVITESTVINEYIDDAFPGPPLKPEDLFLQAQMRIWTKYVDEVFRPALSFLAWDRVIPRLAASLSAEEFRERLARIPLGDKRDKWERAASGSFSEQEKQGWRRQVAETVRRVETALETEGWLVGDRFTLADAAVFAMAHAMPGTYPELVSEEAAPRMMRWLDRVASRAGVGRAMAMPDRANWGRR, from the coding sequence ATGGATGAGGTGGAAATATATCACAGCGAACCGGCTTCGAATTCACTGAAAGTCCTCATAGCCGCGATGGAAAAGGGGCTGCCCTTTCGCAGCATCTATGTCGATCTCACCGCGTTCGAACAACACGCGCCGGCATTTCTGGAAGTCAATCCGTCGGGGCAGGTTCCGGTGCTTGTTCACCGTGGGAAGGTGATTACCGAATCGACGGTCATCAACGAATATATCGACGACGCCTTTCCCGGCCCGCCGTTAAAGCCGGAAGATCTGTTCTTGCAGGCGCAGATGCGCATCTGGACCAAATATGTCGACGAGGTGTTTCGCCCGGCCCTGAGCTTCCTGGCCTGGGACCGGGTCATTCCCCGGCTTGCAGCCTCTTTGTCGGCGGAGGAATTCAGGGAACGGCTCGCGCGTATCCCGCTGGGGGACAAGCGGGACAAATGGGAAAGGGCGGCGTCGGGCAGCTTTTCCGAGCAGGAGAAGCAGGGGTGGAGGCGGCAGGTCGCCGAAACGGTCAGGCGGGTAGAAACCGCGCTTGAAACGGAAGGCTGGCTTGTCGGGGATCGATTTACACTGGCCGATGCCGCAGTCTTCGCGATGGCCCACGCGATGCCCGGCACCTACCCCGAACTTGTGAGTGAGGAGGCTGCGCCGCGGATGATGCGCTGGCTGGATCGCGTGGCCTCCCGCGCTGGCGTGGGCAGGGCCATGGCCATGCCGGACAGGGCGAACTGGGGGCGACGGTGA
- a CDS encoding SDR family NAD(P)-dependent oxidoreductase: MKELEGVAAFITGGGGGIGLGIAQCLARRGVRLAIADVSAGKLVSARALAEEEGWAANAIFLPLDISDRGAFAAALARAEESCGPLRILINNAGVAVNGPVAEAGFPDWDWALAVNLGGVVNGIVCGLPLLRRHGLGGHIVNTASLGALMPPRPTRGIYATTKSAIIALSEHLRLDLEGSGIGVSVLLPGPTRTNIEDSWQLRPAELREGSRFDGLAKAGTTQPPADLPWRDPTEIGEMTLAGILENRPYIVTHPEYAGAVKARNRTIEDAIADWGDAGNG, from the coding sequence ATGAAGGAGCTGGAAGGTGTGGCCGCCTTCATCACCGGGGGTGGCGGCGGCATCGGTTTGGGGATCGCGCAGTGTCTGGCGAGGCGCGGCGTGCGCCTTGCCATCGCGGATGTGAGCGCGGGTAAACTCGTTTCCGCCCGCGCATTGGCGGAGGAAGAGGGATGGGCCGCAAATGCGATCTTCCTCCCGCTCGACATTTCCGACCGGGGCGCCTTTGCGGCGGCCCTGGCCAGGGCGGAGGAAAGCTGCGGGCCGCTGCGCATCCTGATCAACAATGCCGGAGTAGCGGTGAACGGTCCGGTCGCGGAAGCCGGATTTCCCGATTGGGACTGGGCGCTTGCCGTCAATCTGGGCGGTGTGGTGAACGGGATTGTCTGCGGGCTTCCCCTGCTGCGACGGCACGGGCTTGGCGGGCATATCGTCAACACCGCATCACTCGGGGCGCTGATGCCGCCGCGGCCAACTCGCGGTATCTATGCGACCACCAAATCCGCAATCATCGCGCTTTCCGAACATTTGCGGCTGGACCTGGAAGGATCGGGGATCGGCGTTTCGGTCCTGCTGCCCGGCCCCACGCGCACCAATATAGAGGATAGCTGGCAATTGCGCCCCGCCGAACTGCGCGAAGGCAGCCGGTTCGATGGCCTCGCCAAGGCCGGAACAACGCAGCCACCGGCCGATCTTCCCTGGCGAGATCCGACCGAAATCGGCGAGATGACGTTGGCCGGCATATTGGAAAACCGGCCCTATATCGTGACCCATCCCGAATATGCCGGCGCCGTCAAAGCCCGCAATCGCACGATCGAAGATGCCATTGCCGATTGGGGGGATGCCGGAAATGGATGA
- a CDS encoding TauD/TfdA dioxygenase family protein, translating into MALQATRLHSRFAAAITGVDLHAGPTDELRDFIEQAMAEYAVCVIRHGPISDQEHLAFARMFGPLELPPGYPEGRNSWIAPELFYAGNLDADRNIKPLPPERNIATGAELFHADSSFNAQPSKWSILRGVECPPPEIGGDTLFVDLRAAYDDLEPRLKQQLDGLMGIHDFWEARRRAGFVFQEKDCLAMPQPAVLHPLVREMDNGRKSLFLGGHCVGVKGWPEERARQLLADLYHHATQDKYIYRHKWTTGDLVIWENRCVLHAATRLETTDYKRDMRRATINEFAPAEAAG; encoded by the coding sequence TTGGCATTGCAGGCAACCAGACTTCACAGCCGCTTCGCAGCGGCAATTACCGGCGTCGACCTTCATGCCGGGCCAACGGATGAACTGCGCGATTTCATCGAACAGGCGATGGCGGAATATGCGGTGTGCGTGATCAGGCACGGGCCGATTTCCGATCAGGAACACCTGGCCTTTGCGCGGATGTTCGGGCCGCTTGAACTTCCGCCGGGCTACCCCGAAGGCCGCAATTCGTGGATCGCGCCGGAACTGTTTTATGCCGGAAATCTGGACGCCGACAGGAATATCAAACCCCTCCCGCCCGAACGGAACATCGCAACAGGGGCGGAACTGTTCCACGCCGACAGTTCCTTCAACGCCCAGCCAAGCAAGTGGTCGATCCTGCGGGGGGTGGAGTGTCCGCCGCCGGAGATCGGGGGCGATACGCTGTTCGTGGATTTGCGCGCCGCCTATGACGATCTGGAACCGCGATTGAAGCAACAGCTCGACGGGCTGATGGGTATCCATGATTTCTGGGAGGCACGCCGCAGGGCCGGGTTCGTCTTTCAGGAAAAGGACTGCCTCGCCATGCCGCAACCCGCAGTGCTGCATCCGCTTGTCCGCGAAATGGATAATGGCCGCAAATCGCTTTTCCTCGGCGGCCATTGCGTGGGTGTGAAGGGATGGCCGGAAGAACGGGCGCGGCAACTGCTGGCCGACCTTTATCATCACGCGACCCAGGACAAATATATCTACCGCCACAAATGGACCACCGGGGATCTCGTGATCTGGGAAAACCGCTGCGTCCTCCATGCCGCCACGCGGCTGGAAACGACGGATTACAAGCGGGACATGCGCCGCGCGACGATCAACGAATTCGCCCCCGCCGAAGCGGCCGGATAG